One region of Bartonella alsatica genomic DNA includes:
- a CDS encoding GcrA family cell cycle regulator — translation MGWTCERVELLKKFWSEGLSASQIAVQLGGVSRNAVIGKVHRLKLPGRGKTAQGVSRAQKTSTSPLSPRVHRTTSTVSPANSASCSVVATALKMEFVAEDIKETDVSEKQNVVVPISRQLNLLQLSENTCRWPVGDPLSSDFHFCGADSGENSPYCTFHAKIAFQPISERRRIRI, via the coding sequence ATGGGTTGGACATGTGAACGCGTAGAACTTCTTAAGAAGTTTTGGAGTGAAGGGTTAAGTGCAAGTCAAATTGCAGTTCAGTTAGGTGGGGTCAGCAGAAATGCAGTAATAGGTAAAGTACATCGGTTAAAGTTGCCGGGACGTGGTAAGACAGCACAAGGGGTGTCGCGTGCACAAAAGACATCTACTAGCCCATTATCTCCGCGTGTGCATCGCACTACATCAACTGTATCGCCAGCAAATTCTGCGTCTTGCAGTGTTGTAGCAACAGCTTTAAAGATGGAATTTGTAGCGGAGGATATAAAAGAAACCGATGTGTCTGAGAAACAGAATGTTGTTGTGCCTATATCACGCCAACTTAATCTTTTACAATTGAGTGAGAATACATGTAGATGGCCCGTTGGGGATCCTTTGTCATCAGATTTTCATTTTTGTGGTGCTGATTCTGGTGAAAATAGTCCTTACTGTACTTTTCACGCTAAAATAGCATTTCAGCCAATATCTGAAAGACGGCGGATAAGAATATAA
- a CDS encoding DsbE family thiol:disulfide interchange protein, whose protein sequence is MNIPLQKPKKNFSLAIFFGFLPFVFFILLMTLFFHFLDSKHSNNTSLLSNTLAKKPVPEISLPLLGSENHFLNSEQFKGQVTLVNFWGSWCLACREEHPLLMKIAQDKRFDLVGINYKDNKENAQRFLNNFGNPFKVIGFDVSGHTAIKWGVYGPPETFLLNKESVIIAKHVGTLTWQIYQQKILPKIEQAIKTNETSIH, encoded by the coding sequence ATGAATATCCCCCTTCAAAAACCTAAAAAAAACTTCTCTTTAGCTATCTTTTTTGGTTTTTTACCATTTGTGTTTTTTATTCTTCTGATGACGCTTTTCTTCCATTTTTTGGATAGTAAACATTCTAATAATACTTCTCTTCTCTCAAACACATTAGCCAAAAAACCTGTTCCCGAAATTAGTCTCCCTCTACTTGGTAGTGAAAATCACTTTCTCAATTCAGAACAATTTAAAGGACAAGTAACATTGGTTAATTTTTGGGGGTCTTGGTGCTTAGCCTGTCGTGAAGAGCATCCACTTCTTATGAAGATTGCCCAAGATAAACGTTTTGATCTTGTTGGCATTAATTATAAAGATAACAAAGAGAACGCTCAACGTTTTCTAAATAATTTTGGTAATCCTTTCAAAGTTATTGGTTTTGATGTTTCAGGACATACTGCCATTAAATGGGGGGTGTATGGACCACCAGAAACCTTTCTTTTAAATAAAGAAAGCGTCATTATTGCTAAACATGTTGGTACTTTAACATGGCAAATTTATCAGCAAAAAATCCTACCCAAAATCGAACAGGCTATAAAGACAAATGAAACATCAATACATTGA
- a CDS encoding heme ABC transporter permease, translating into MNEITRTYKMKSLPVSLTRFMKISSVVLPWLTGITLCLIILGLTLVMYSPDDYQQGITVKIMYIHVPFAWLSTFCYIIISAAALGSLIWKYHLADVALKCGAPIGAIFTALALMTGALWGHPTWGTWWVWDARLTSVLILLFIYLAIIMLARAFENQEKAARATAILTLVGLVNIPIIKFSVNWWHTLHQSASLLRLGGPTIERAMLWPLITMIFCFSFMFISLYLMAMRNEINNRYILILQIKKAHRAQYQDSSSCST; encoded by the coding sequence ATGAATGAAATAACTCGCACCTATAAAATGAAGTCACTCCCGGTAAGTTTAACCCGTTTTATGAAAATAAGCAGCGTCGTTTTACCTTGGTTAACCGGTATAACATTGTGCCTTATTATCTTAGGACTTACTCTAGTTATGTACTCCCCTGATGATTATCAGCAAGGCATCACTGTAAAGATTATGTATATTCATGTGCCATTCGCATGGTTATCTACATTTTGTTATATCATAATAAGTGCTGCCGCTTTAGGAAGTCTGATTTGGAAGTACCACCTTGCTGATGTAGCACTCAAATGTGGTGCGCCCATTGGAGCAATCTTTACAGCTTTGGCACTTATGACAGGCGCGCTTTGGGGACATCCTACATGGGGGACATGGTGGGTATGGGATGCCCGACTAACTTCAGTTTTAATCCTGCTTTTTATCTATCTTGCCATTATTATGCTTGCACGCGCTTTTGAAAACCAAGAAAAAGCTGCACGCGCTACAGCAATTCTTACACTCGTTGGACTTGTGAATATCCCTATTATTAAATTTTCCGTTAATTGGTGGCATACACTCCATCAATCAGCATCACTTTTACGTTTAGGAGGGCCAACAATCGAGCGCGCTATGTTATGGCCCCTCATAACCATGATATTTTGTTTTAGCTTTATGTTCATTTCGCTTTATTTGATGGCTATGCGCAATGAAATCAATAACCGTTATATCCTAATACTCCAGATTAAAAAAGCCCACCGTGCTCAATATCAGGATTCTTCATCATGCTCGACCTAA
- the ccmB gene encoding heme exporter protein CcmB encodes MKALFWRDLKLTLTPQASSLTGLLFFISVIIITPFAIGPNPKVLAQIGPGLLWFGALLAGLLNLNKLFQTDHDDGNLDQFILFGQRQSLALIVFTKCLAHWVGTMLPLIFSTPILAFMLHLDITITCTTTLTLLCGTPAIIFIGAIGSALATSLLHSSLLIFIIILPWIIPIMIFGVSAATAPTNPNVSFLTSLILLIAFSLLLSLFSSFVAAITLKLLSE; translated from the coding sequence ATGAAAGCACTGTTCTGGCGTGATCTTAAATTAACCTTAACTCCACAAGCCTCTTCGTTAACAGGGCTTTTATTTTTCATTTCTGTTATTATAATAACCCCCTTTGCCATTGGGCCAAATCCTAAAGTTCTTGCACAAATAGGTCCCGGCTTACTATGGTTTGGAGCCCTTCTTGCAGGACTCCTCAATCTCAATAAGCTTTTTCAAACCGACCATGATGATGGAAATCTTGATCAATTCATCCTTTTTGGACAAAGACAAAGTCTTGCACTGATTGTATTTACCAAATGCCTTGCTCATTGGGTAGGAACAATGCTTCCCCTTATTTTTTCTACTCCGATTTTAGCATTCATGCTCCATTTAGATATCACGATAACTTGTACAACAACACTTACCCTCTTATGCGGAACACCTGCTATTATTTTTATTGGCGCTATAGGATCTGCACTCGCAACATCATTGTTACATAGCTCTCTTCTCATTTTTATCATTATCTTACCTTGGATCATTCCAATCATGATTTTTGGCGTTTCAGCTGCTACAGCTCCAACAAATCCTAATGTCTCTTTTCTCACTTCCTTGATTCTTCTTATTGCTTTTTCACTTCTTTTGAGTCTTTTTAGCTCTTTTGTTGCAGCTATAACGCTCAAGCTTTTATCAGAATAA
- the ccmA gene encoding heme ABC exporter ATP-binding protein CcmA yields MVLMGRNLAAYRNEEVLFQGLSFCLFPKQLMTITGPNGIGKSTLLRIIVGLLKAAEGNIILKDQEQTYPIATACHYLGPQNAMKPPLSVIDNLQFWSSFYGQHLRYPHEALTDIGLSDLGHLPFNVLSTGQKRRVTIARFLLSYRPIWILDEPILGIDSHAQTLLANIFQRHLNQGGMIIAATHNPLGIAENHKIALEKFSPFQERKK; encoded by the coding sequence ATGGTGTTAATGGGCAGAAATTTAGCCGCTTATAGAAACGAAGAAGTTTTGTTCCAAGGTCTTTCTTTTTGTTTATTCCCAAAACAACTTATGACAATCACAGGCCCAAATGGAATTGGAAAATCTACATTACTGCGAATCATTGTCGGTCTTCTTAAAGCCGCTGAAGGCAATATCATACTTAAAGACCAAGAACAAACATACCCGATAGCAACTGCATGTCATTATCTTGGTCCCCAAAATGCTATGAAACCTCCCTTATCTGTTATTGATAATCTGCAGTTTTGGTCATCATTTTATGGACAACATCTTCGCTATCCACATGAAGCCCTTACCGATATTGGTCTTTCTGATCTTGGACACTTACCCTTCAATGTTCTATCAACCGGACAAAAAAGACGTGTAACCATTGCTCGCTTTTTGCTTTCTTATCGTCCTATTTGGATTTTAGATGAACCAATATTAGGAATTGATAGCCATGCTCAAACTCTCCTTGCTAATATTTTTCAGCGTCATTTAAACCAAGGCGGTATGATTATTGCAGCAACCCATAATCCTCTTGGCATTGCAGAAAACCATAAAATTGCTTTGGAAAAATTCTCACCTTTTCAAGAGAGAAAAAAATGA
- the acnA gene encoding aconitate hydratase AcnA: MTQIDSFNCRKILDVSGKKYIYYSLIEAEKNGLNDISRLPFSMKVILENLLRFEDGRTVKREDILNVAKWLNDKGTAGAEIAYRPARVLMQDFTGVPAVVDLAAMREAMVKLGGNAEKINPLIPVDLIIDHSIIVDDFGNPMAFKENVEHEYERNGERYRFLKWGQQAFQNFRVVPPGTGICHQVNLEYLAQCVWMKNEEKHQTIYPDTCVGTDSHTTMVNGLGVLGWGVGGIEAEAAMLGQPVSMLLPEVIGFRLTGKLKEGVTATDLVLMVTQILRKKGVVGKFVEFFGPGLEHMTLADRATIANMAPEYGATCGFFPIDKETVRYLNMTGRDENRIALVEAYSKAQGMWHDEIANPPVFSDIIELDMESVVPSMAGPKRPEGRIALENVGQGFEKALINDYKKASEQDDRYRVEGKEYDLGHGDVVIAAITSCTNTSNPSVLIAAGLLARNAVAKGLKSKPWVKTSLAPGSQVVEAYLLNSGLQKDLDALGFNLVGFGCTTCIGNSGPLYPAISKAINNNGLIAAAVLSGNRNFEGRVSPDVQANYLASPPLVVAHALAGTVRKDLTKEPLGEGLDGQPVYLRDIWPTSKEIQEFIEQNVTRKIFAEKYSDVFKGDENWQKVQVPTGATYSWDEQSTYVRNPPYFDDMRKTPDVLPDIKNARILGLFGDKITTDHISPAGSIKFDSPAGKYLTDRGVKVADFNQYGTRRGNHEVMMRGTFANIRIRNFMLGENGREGGYTVHYPSGTEQAIYDAAMAYKREGVPLVIFAGIEYGNGSSRDWAAKGTNLLGVKAVIAQSFERIHRSNLVGMGIVPFVFEEGMSWQSLGLKGDEKVTIAGINNLKPRQKIVATISFSDGMITTVPLLCRVDTEDELDYLHHGGILQYVLRNLVV, from the coding sequence GTGACTCAAATTGATAGCTTTAATTGTCGTAAAATTTTAGATGTTAGTGGCAAGAAATATATTTATTACAGCTTGATCGAAGCCGAGAAGAACGGGCTTAATGACATTTCTCGCTTGCCGTTTTCAATGAAAGTGATTCTTGAAAATTTATTACGGTTTGAAGACGGCCGTACGGTTAAGAGAGAGGATATCTTAAATGTTGCTAAGTGGTTAAATGACAAAGGCACGGCAGGCGCAGAAATTGCTTACCGACCTGCTCGCGTTCTAATGCAAGATTTCACAGGCGTTCCAGCGGTTGTTGACCTTGCTGCGATGCGTGAGGCTATGGTCAAACTTGGAGGGAACGCTGAAAAAATCAACCCTCTCATTCCTGTTGACCTCATCATCGACCATTCAATTATCGTTGATGATTTTGGTAATCCTATGGCTTTTAAGGAAAATGTTGAACATGAATATGAACGCAATGGTGAACGCTATCGTTTTCTTAAATGGGGTCAGCAAGCATTTCAAAATTTTCGCGTTGTACCTCCAGGAACAGGGATTTGCCACCAGGTTAATCTCGAATATTTAGCGCAATGCGTATGGATGAAAAATGAGGAAAAGCATCAAACAATTTATCCTGATACCTGTGTGGGAACTGATTCGCATACGACTATGGTGAATGGTTTGGGTGTTTTAGGTTGGGGTGTTGGCGGTATTGAAGCAGAAGCGGCAATGTTAGGCCAGCCTGTTTCTATGTTGTTACCTGAAGTGATTGGCTTTCGTCTAACAGGTAAACTTAAAGAAGGTGTGACGGCGACCGATTTAGTATTAATGGTGACGCAGATACTGCGCAAGAAAGGTGTTGTTGGAAAATTTGTTGAATTTTTTGGTCCTGGTCTTGAGCACATGACGCTTGCTGATCGGGCGACTATCGCGAATATGGCTCCTGAATATGGAGCGACGTGCGGTTTTTTTCCAATTGATAAGGAAACAGTACGTTATCTCAATATGACGGGGCGTGATGAAAATCGAATTGCTTTAGTAGAAGCTTACTCTAAGGCACAGGGTATGTGGCATGATGAAATAGCAAATCCTCCTGTGTTTAGTGATATAATTGAATTAGATATGGAAAGTGTTGTACCTTCTATGGCTGGACCTAAGCGTCCTGAAGGGCGTATTGCATTAGAAAATGTTGGGCAAGGTTTTGAAAAAGCTTTGATCAATGACTATAAGAAGGCGAGTGAGCAAGATGATCGTTATCGAGTCGAGGGTAAGGAATATGATCTTGGGCATGGTGATGTGGTTATTGCTGCGATTACCTCTTGTACGAATACATCAAATCCAAGTGTCCTTATTGCTGCAGGTCTCTTAGCGCGGAATGCTGTTGCGAAAGGTCTTAAGAGCAAGCCGTGGGTTAAAACGTCTCTTGCTCCTGGCTCGCAAGTCGTTGAAGCGTATCTTCTTAATTCAGGTCTCCAAAAAGATTTGGATGCACTAGGATTTAATTTGGTGGGATTTGGGTGTACAACATGCATTGGAAACTCTGGTCCTCTTTATCCCGCTATTTCTAAAGCAATTAATAACAATGGTTTAATTGCAGCTGCGGTTCTTTCAGGAAATCGTAATTTTGAAGGGCGTGTATCACCTGATGTGCAAGCGAATTATTTAGCGTCACCACCTTTAGTTGTTGCGCATGCTTTAGCAGGAACAGTACGTAAAGATTTAACTAAGGAACCTCTTGGAGAAGGTTTGGATGGTCAACCAGTGTATTTGAGGGATATTTGGCCAACTTCTAAAGAAATACAAGAGTTTATCGAACAGAATGTCACGCGTAAAATTTTTGCCGAAAAATATTCAGATGTGTTTAAGGGAGATGAGAATTGGCAGAAAGTTCAAGTTCCGACAGGAGCTACCTATTCTTGGGATGAGCAATCGACATATGTGCGTAATCCGCCCTACTTTGATGATATGCGAAAGACTCCTGATGTCTTACCAGACATTAAAAACGCACGTATTTTAGGTTTATTTGGTGATAAAATCACGACAGATCACATTTCTCCTGCTGGTTCTATTAAGTTTGATTCTCCTGCGGGTAAATATTTAACAGATCGTGGTGTTAAAGTCGCTGATTTTAACCAATATGGAACACGTCGTGGGAATCATGAAGTGATGATGCGTGGGACTTTTGCCAATATTCGCATTCGTAACTTCATGTTAGGAGAAAATGGTCGTGAAGGAGGTTATACAGTTCATTATCCATCAGGAACAGAGCAAGCAATTTACGATGCAGCAATGGCGTATAAACGAGAAGGTGTTCCGCTTGTTATTTTTGCCGGTATTGAATACGGCAATGGATCATCTCGTGATTGGGCGGCTAAGGGTACTAACCTTCTTGGTGTAAAAGCAGTTATTGCTCAATCTTTTGAGCGTATTCATCGTTCTAATCTTGTTGGTATGGGAATTGTTCCCTTTGTATTTGAAGAGGGAATGAGTTGGCAATCTTTGGGCTTAAAGGGAGATGAAAAGGTAACGATTGCAGGGATTAATAACTTGAAACCTCGTCAGAAAATTGTTGCCACAATCAGTTTTTCTGATGGAATGATAACAACCGTTCCATTATTGTGCCGTGTTGATACTGAAGATGAGTTGGATTACTTGCATCATGGTGGAATTTTGCAATATGTTTTGCGTAATCTAGTAGTTTAA
- the rpsT gene encoding 30S ribosomal protein S20, with product MANTPSARKAVRKVATRTQVNRARRSRVRTFMRKFDDALAGGDKASAEIAFKNFEPEIMRAVSKGVFHKNSAARKVSRLAKRLKALSV from the coding sequence ATGGCGAATACACCTTCGGCTCGAAAAGCGGTGCGCAAAGTTGCGACACGCACGCAAGTTAATAGGGCCCGCCGTTCACGCGTTCGTACTTTTATGCGTAAGTTTGATGATGCTTTGGCTGGTGGCGATAAGGCATCTGCAGAAATAGCATTTAAAAATTTTGAACCTGAAATTATGCGTGCAGTTTCTAAAGGGGTTTTTCATAAAAATTCTGCTGCGCGGAAAGTATCGCGTTTAGCGAAGCGTTTGAAGGCCCTTAGC